AGAGAAACGAACGTCATAGCAAATTGTCATACCGATTGTTGCCCAATCAGTCTGGACTGTAACGGCCTTCTCTCCTGGTGCGTATGCATTGGATTCTTTATGGCTTTCACCATTTTCCAACGCCACGTCGAACATATGGATTTTGTCGTATTTACCTGCAATTGATCCATCTGGTGCAATCAGAAAGGAACGATTGGCGAGTCGATCGTCGTCCGGCTTCTTGATCACCAGGGATCCCGCCATAACCCACTTCTTGTGATCCATAGCAAGAGCACGAAACGCTTTCAGAGTTATATCGTCTTCTTCATATTGAGCAATATCCCGTGCCGCGGCCTTGTTCGGCTCCATTAAATTTGTCACTTCGGGCGTCGCAATAAAATCGGCCCCTTCCGAAATGCTTTGTCTAATCAGATCCGACGAAACTTGAAGATTTTCAATCGGATCAGTGCCAGAGGTCATCTGAACACAGGCAGCGGTGAATTTTGACATAAGGTTACTTTCCTTATTTTAGGATTTTACGCCTAGAATTTGATCCAGATTGCCCGAAGCGTCAAGGCGATGAATGAAATCACAATCGCCGATATGTTCGCCATCGACAAAAATCTGAGGAACCGACGTCGCGCCTTCAGAGCGTTTGCTCATTTCTTTTCTGCGCGGGGCATCAACAGTAACGTCAATTTCTTCAAACGATATCCCTTTTTTCTTTAGCAGGGACTTGGCCCGTGAACAAAAAGGGCAAAACATGGTTGTGTAAATTTCGATACGCTTCATTTTAAATACCTGACTGGGTGAACGATTAGTCTTATATAGACAAGTTGGCGGGCCGAACAACCCGACATAAAGTGAGAATGTCAACTTGAGCCGCCCCTGCATTCAGCAGGCAATCGGCGCAGGCGCTTAGTGTAGCACCGGTTGTGTAAACATCGTCAATCAAAAGGATCCTCTGGCCGATCAACTTTTCTTGCATTGTCGGTCGCACGGCAAACGCACCTTTTACATTCAGCCAGCGCCCTTTAAAGGTTTTACTGCCTTGGCTTGGTGTCGCCTTTTTACGGAGCAGTAAGGTTGGCGCGACAGGCTGGTTCGTCAGTCTACCAATTTGATTGGCGAGAAGCGCGGACTGGTTATATCGCCTTTTCAAAAGTCGATTAGGGTGAAGCGGGACAGGGACGATCAAACAGGGGGCGGCCAGAAGATCCGGCGCTGAGCGGACCATCCACTGTGCGAAGGCAGGTGTCTGATCGGTCCGATCAGCATGTTTAAAGGACAGAACCATGTCTCTGCTGGCCTCGTCATATTTCAAAACGGATCGGCCACTTGAAAAGGGAGGCGGTTTTGCGATGCAAGACCCACAAAGAGGTGTCTCTCCGACATTGTAATCAAAAGGATAGCCGCATTGAACGCAATAGGGAGCACTGATAAAGGTGATGTCTGGCCAGCAACCGGCGCACAGGCTGCTTGCAGTGTCTACGGGCTCACTGCACCGGGCACATTGGGCTGGAAAGAGTATATCAAGGGTGCCCTTTCCCAGTATCGTAATGGCCTTTTGTATGGAGTGACGGTCAAACATTCCTAATCTTAGTTGAATAAAAATAAAATAGAACGCCAAAATAGATATTTTTGGAATTTTCCATTTTTCCGACATTGAGTTCCGATAGCGTGCATGCCATAAGGGCACAATGACAGACAGCTTTTCTTCTCAGCCCCTTCTATTCGACCGATCAAGTGTCCGTCGGCATCGGGATCGTGCGGCAAATGGAGACTGGCCCACCCATGGCTTCCTGTTCGAAGAAGTTGCCGACCGATTGGCTGAGCGGTCGCTGGATATTACCCGAACCCACGATCTGGTACTGGATTTAGGCTGCCACGGCGGTGCCTTTGGACAGGCTATGGAGGCAATGGGAAAGGCGCAGACCGTAGTATCAGTGGACATCAGTACGGGAATGGTCGAAAAAACACCCAATAATTTGAAAATTGTCGCCAGCGAAGAATTCCTGCCGTTTGCATCTGAAAGCTTTGATTTGATTGGCAGTGTTCTGAGTTTGCATTGGACCAATGACTTACCGGGTGCGCTCATTCAGATCAACCGGGCCTTAAAGGCCGATGGTATTTTTTTAGGGGCCTTATTCGGGATCGAAACTCTTCAGGAGTTAAAGGAATGTCTGACACAGGCCGAGCTTGAAATCCGGAGTGGTTTAAGCCCGCGAGTCTCCCCTTTTACTGAAGTTCGGGATGCGGGCGCGCTTTTGCAACGCGCGGGATTTGCTTTGCCGGTTTCAGACGTTGAAACCATTACGCTTAAATACAAGACACCTTTTGATCTGTTGAAAGAGTTGCGCGGCATGGGGGAGGCAAATGCTTTGCTCGATCGCCAGAAAAGCTTCACTGGCCGAAAGGTCTTGATGCGTATGGCAGAGCTGTATTTTGAAAAATATGCCGATGAAGAAGGCCTTATTCCGGCGACGTTCCAAATCATCTATCTTACCGGATGGTCGCCCCATGAGAGTCAGCAGGTTCCTCTGAAACGAGGAAGCGCAACAACAAGCCTGACAGATATTCTCGACCAGAAGAAACCTGAGTAAACAGACCTATTTTGGAAGACAGCTTGCTTGCCTGAATGAACGTTGGCTAGAAAACACGTGGGTTACAGCAAGTCCCGCAACATCGCCACCAGCGGAATATCTGCAGGGGGCATCGGGAAGTCTTTCATTTGATTGGCCCGAACCCATTTGAGGGTTTGTCGCTCCACAGGCTTGGGGGTGCCCGCCCAACGTCGGCAGACGTAAAGGGGCATTAACAAATGGAACGCTTCGTAGGTATGACTGGCAAATGTAAAGGGTGCGAGGCAGGCGGCAGTTACATCAATTGACAGCTCTTCTTTTAATTCGCGGATAAGCGCGTTTTCAGGCGTTTCCCCTGTTTCCACTTTGCCACCAGGAAATTCCCACAAGCCTGCCATGCTTTTGCCTTCGGGGCGCTGGGCAATCAGAACACGGTTATCGTCATCCACCAGGGCGACGGCAACAACTAAAACAGTTGGCAAGGATGACATGGGTTTGTCAGCTCCGATAATCTGCGTTGATTTCGATATATCCGTGTGTCAGGTCGCAGGTCCATGCATGTGCCTGGCCATGCCCTACGGCAACGTCGACATCGATTGTAATATCCTTGCCTTTCATGAGCGGCACGATTTCCTCTTCCCGGTATGACGGATCAGGTGCCCCGTTTGCCGCAATTTGAAGGCCACATATTTTCAGGGCAATGTTATCCCGGTCGGCCTTCTCGCCGGATTTGCCAACGGCCATGATAACCCGTCCCCAATTCGCGTCTTCGCCTGCAATCGCTGTTTTTACCAACGGTGAGTTGGCAATCGCCAAAGCAATGGTTTTGGCAGATGCATCACTGGTTGCACCGGTCACTGAAACGGTAATGAATTTGGTCGCGCCCTCTCCATCTTTGGCAACTTGTTTGGCAAGGTCGGCCATAACATCGAACAATGCTTGCTTGAAGCCATTCAGCGATGGATCGGTTTTGCTGTCAGGTGCCTTATTCGTCGCTGTCCCTGTTGCAAAAAGAAGGACGCTGTCACTGGTCGACGTATCACTGTCAACAGTGACACAATTAAAGGTCTTCTCGTTCACCTCTGCCAGCAGGGCTTGCAGGATGTCTGAGGGAATGTCTGCGTCGGTAAACAGGAAAGCCAGCATGGTCGCCATATCCGGCGCGATCATCCCAGAGCCTTTTGCAAAGCCGGTGATCGTTACGGTTTTGCCGTTCAAGTCGCAAGTTGCATGGGCGCCTTTGGGAAAAGTATCCGTGGTCAGGATCGCATCAGCTGCGTTTTCTGATTTGTTTTCGGACAAATCGTCCATCATGCCTGGCAATGTTTGGGTGATGGCTTCGGTTGGAACTGGTTCGCCAATAACTCCCGTTGAGGCGATATAAATCTCTTCGACTTTCCCGCCAACAAGTTCTGCCGTTTTTTTCGCAGTTTCCTCGACGGTCCTGATGCCCGCAGAGCCTGTAAATACGTTGGCGATACCAGCATTAACGACAAGCGCACGGGCCTTGCCGTGTGGCAGGATTTTTCTGCCCCAGTCGACAGGCGCACCCGGCATGGAGTTTTTTGTAAAAACGCCAGCGACGGTCGTGCCCGGATCGAAAACCGCAAGCAGGAGATCGTCTCTTCCTTTGTATCGCATGCCGGAATTCGTCGTTGCAAAACGAACTCCCTTAACCACAGGAAGATCAGGAAACCGGGCGGGTGCCAAGGGTGAAATAGGCAGCGACATAGTATCTATCCAAAAAGAGTGACAGCCCCTGATTAGTCATTTTCAAAGGAGAGGTCAAATGGGGGTATGGAATTTATGAGGGTTTATGGGCGGCGATCATATAATTGACGCTGAAATCCTGACTTAATCGCCAGTTATCATTAATCGGGTTATAGGTTGCTCCAGACATGTCTTTTATTAACAGGCCACGATTGCGCACCATCTTAATCACCTCAGACGGCCGCAGAAACTTTTTCCAGTTATGGGTCCCGCGCGGTAGCCACCTCAAGATATATTCAGCACCGACAATTGCCAGCGCATAGCTTTTCATTGTTCTGTTGAGGGTTGCCACAAACAGAATGCCGCCGGGCTTCAGCATTTCACAGCAAGACGCGTTGAAACCGTCTACATCCGCTACATGCTCTATGACTTCCATATTCAGAATAATGTCAAATTTTTCGCCTGCCGCGGCAAGTTCTTCAGCTGTAGTATGCCGATAGTCAATTGACAGTCCCATTTTTTCAGCGTGCAACGAGGCTACACGGATATTGGTTTCCGAGGCATCGGCTGCAACCACTTCGGCGCCCAACCGCGCCATGGGTTCACTCAGTAGTCCGCCGCCACAGCCAATATCAAGCAATCGCAAGCCCTTTAAAGGCTTGAGCTGTCCGGCTCCTTCAGTCGGCTGCAAACCGAAATGATGAATGACCTGATCCCGGATATACCCAATTCGGATCGGGTTGAACTTGTGAAGAGGTTTAAACTTACCTTTTTCATCCCACCATTCATCCGCCATTGCGGCGAAATTCGAGATTTCCTTCGGGTCAACTGACTTAGAATTTGCCGCGTCACTCATGGCTTGTCGTCCAAAAATAGTCCAAATAACTAATAAAATTGATCGCTGCGCTTGCCCAGCATGCTGTGTTAAGTATATGTATACGCTCCTTCAAAAGGAAAAGGTACCCGTTCCTTAAATTTTAAGTATGCCTTTATAAAAAAGGCGAGGTCGAAAGGTTACAGCAGTCATGGCACGGCTGGTTATGAAATTTGGTGGCACATCTGTGGGGTCTGTTGAACGGATCAAGAATGTGGCCAAACGCGTCAAAAAAGAAGTGGACGCCGGCAACGAAGTAGCGGTTGTTGTCTCGGCAATGTCCGGAGAGACCAATCGTCTGGTTGGCTTGGCGTCTGATGTCGCCGCGCTGCATGATGCGCGCGAATATGATGTGGTTGTTTCCAGTGGTGAACAGGTGACAGTCGGACTGTTATCCATGGCGCTACAGGATCTTGGAGTGAACGCCCGTTCCTGGCTTGGATGGCAAATTCCCGTAAAAACCAGTGATGTCCATGGTGCTGCACGGATCGAGGATATCGACTGTTCAGATCTTGTTGAACGGTTTAAGGATGGTCAGGTTGCTGTTTGCGCTGGTTTTCAGGGGATCGCCTCAAGCCGCCGCATTACCACGTTAGGACGGGGGGGGTCTGACACATCAGCGGTTGCCCTTGCTGCCGCGATGGAAGCGGATCAGTGTGATATCTATACGGATGTGGACGGAATTTATACAGCAGATCCCCGCATCGCGACAAAAGCATCAAAACTTGATAGAATTACTTATGAAGAGATGCTTGAATTGGCATCACTTGGCGCAAAGGTATTGCAAACCCGCTCAGTCGAAATGGCGATGAAGCACCGGGTTAAGTTGCAAGTACTGTCCAGTTTTGAAGAATTACCAGGAACACTGGTTGTTGATGAGGATGACATAGTGGAACATCAAGTAGTAAGTGGCGTCACCTATACACGGGATGAAGCAAAGGTAACATTGCAACAGGTGAACGATCAGCCTGGCGTTGCAGCGCTGGTTTTTGGGGCGCTTGCAGATGCCCATGTCAATGTGGACATGATTGTTCAAAACGTGTCTGAAGACGGTAAAGCCACGGACCTGACCTTTACAGTTGGTCGCAATGAACTTGATCCTGCCCTGAAAGTTCTTGAGAACCTCAAAGGGGAAGTGAACTGCAAGGCGATTGTTCCCGACCCGAATGTTGTAAAAGTCTCCATCGTCGGTATGGGCATGCGCAGCCATGCAGGGGTTGCGCAGACAATGTTCAGCGCCCTGGCAGAAAAAGGGATCAATATTCAGGTGATTTCAACCTCAGAAATCAAGGTTAGTGTTCTCCTCGCAGAAGAATATACAGAACTTGCAGTACGCACGTTACATTCCGCCTTTAATCTGGATGCAGCCTGATATAATGACAGATACAATGACACATGAAGGCCTTCAGAAGCTGAAGGTAGCCTGGGATCGCGGGTGTGAATTCCTGGGAACAGAATATGCAATTCTGGGCGGGGCGATGTCCTGGGTTTCAGAACGTCATCTCGTTGCCGCTATTTCAAATGCTGGCGGATTTGGTGTTATCGCCTGTGGCGCCATGACACCGGATCTGCTGGATACAGAAATCAAGGCAACGCAGGCAATGACATCAAAGCCTTTCGGGGTCAATTTGATTACCATGCATCCAGAGTTGGATAAGCTTGTCGATGTTTGCCTTGAAAACAATGTGGGGCATGTCGTCCTGGCAGGTGGTTTGCCAGCCCGGGATACCATCACCAAGATAAAAGACGGGGGTGCCAAAACTATTTGTTTTGCTCCCATCCTTGCGCTTGCAAAGAAGCTTATTCGATCAGGGGCGGATGCCCTTGTCATTGAAGGCATGGAAGCAGGGGGGCATATCGGCCCTGTCTCCACAAGTGTTTTGGCGCAGGAAATTCTGCCCCATATTACAGATGTTCCGGTTTTTGTTGCCGGGGGGATTGCCCGAGGTGAAGCTATTGCCAATTATCTGCGAAT
This region of Sneathiella aquimaris genomic DNA includes:
- a CDS encoding methyltransferase domain-containing protein, yielding MTDSFSSQPLLFDRSSVRRHRDRAANGDWPTHGFLFEEVADRLAERSLDITRTHDLVLDLGCHGGAFGQAMEAMGKAQTVVSVDISTGMVEKTPNNLKIVASEEFLPFASESFDLIGSVLSLHWTNDLPGALIQINRALKADGIFLGALFGIETLQELKECLTQAELEIRSGLSPRVSPFTEVRDAGALLQRAGFALPVSDVETITLKYKTPFDLLKELRGMGEANALLDRQKSFTGRKVLMRMAELYFEKYADEEGLIPATFQIIYLTGWSPHESQQVPLKRGSATTSLTDILDQKKPE
- a CDS encoding aspartate kinase, with protein sequence MARLVMKFGGTSVGSVERIKNVAKRVKKEVDAGNEVAVVVSAMSGETNRLVGLASDVAALHDAREYDVVVSSGEQVTVGLLSMALQDLGVNARSWLGWQIPVKTSDVHGAARIEDIDCSDLVERFKDGQVAVCAGFQGIASSRRITTLGRGGSDTSAVALAAAMEADQCDIYTDVDGIYTADPRIATKASKLDRITYEEMLELASLGAKVLQTRSVEMAMKHRVKLQVLSSFEELPGTLVVDEDDIVEHQVVSGVTYTRDEAKVTLQQVNDQPGVAALVFGALADAHVNVDMIVQNVSEDGKATDLTFTVGRNELDPALKVLENLKGEVNCKAIVPDPNVVKVSIVGMGMRSHAGVAQTMFSALAEKGINIQVISTSEIKVSVLLAEEYTELAVRTLHSAFNLDAA
- a CDS encoding carbon-nitrogen hydrolase family protein produces the protein MSKFTAACVQMTSGTDPIENLQVSSDLIRQSISEGADFIATPEVTNLMEPNKAAARDIAQYEEDDITLKAFRALAMDHKKWVMAGSLVIKKPDDDRLANRSFLIAPDGSIAGKYDKIHMFDVALENGESHKESNAYAPGEKAVTVQTDWATIGMTICYDVRFSHLFQDLAQKGGATIFTTPAAFTHTTGKAHWHVLQRARAIENGAFVIAPAQCGHHSKKRHTYGHSLIIDPWGEVLADGGDDIGVILAEIDVAETQKRRQQVPNLKNSRPYSLSLGNDQQTAAE
- the ubiG gene encoding bifunctional 2-polyprenyl-6-hydroxyphenol methylase/3-demethylubiquinol 3-O-methyltransferase UbiG; this translates as MSDAANSKSVDPKEISNFAAMADEWWDEKGKFKPLHKFNPIRIGYIRDQVIHHFGLQPTEGAGQLKPLKGLRLLDIGCGGGLLSEPMARLGAEVVAADASETNIRVASLHAEKMGLSIDYRHTTAEELAAAGEKFDIILNMEVIEHVADVDGFNASCCEMLKPGGILFVATLNRTMKSYALAIVGAEYILRWLPRGTHNWKKFLRPSEVIKMVRNRGLLIKDMSGATYNPINDNWRLSQDFSVNYMIAAHKPS
- the mutT gene encoding 8-oxo-dGTP diphosphatase MutT, whose product is MSSLPTVLVVAVALVDDDNRVLIAQRPEGKSMAGLWEFPGGKVETGETPENALIRELKEELSIDVTAACLAPFTFASHTYEAFHLLMPLYVCRRWAGTPKPVERQTLKWVRANQMKDFPMPPADIPLVAMLRDLL
- the argJ gene encoding bifunctional glutamate N-acetyltransferase/amino-acid acetyltransferase ArgJ; this translates as MSLPISPLAPARFPDLPVVKGVRFATTNSGMRYKGRDDLLLAVFDPGTTVAGVFTKNSMPGAPVDWGRKILPHGKARALVVNAGIANVFTGSAGIRTVEETAKKTAELVGGKVEEIYIASTGVIGEPVPTEAITQTLPGMMDDLSENKSENAADAILTTDTFPKGAHATCDLNGKTVTITGFAKGSGMIAPDMATMLAFLFTDADIPSDILQALLAEVNEKTFNCVTVDSDTSTSDSVLLFATGTATNKAPDSKTDPSLNGFKQALFDVMADLAKQVAKDGEGATKFITVSVTGATSDASAKTIALAIANSPLVKTAIAGEDANWGRVIMAVGKSGEKADRDNIALKICGLQIAANGAPDPSYREEEIVPLMKGKDITIDVDVAVGHGQAHAWTCDLTHGYIEINADYRS
- a CDS encoding NAD(P)H-dependent flavin oxidoreductase, with amino-acid sequence MTDTMTHEGLQKLKVAWDRGCEFLGTEYAILGGAMSWVSERHLVAAISNAGGFGVIACGAMTPDLLDTEIKATQAMTSKPFGVNLITMHPELDKLVDVCLENNVGHVVLAGGLPARDTITKIKDGGAKTICFAPILALAKKLIRSGADALVIEGMEAGGHIGPVSTSVLAQEILPHITDVPVFVAGGIARGEAIANYLRMGASGVQLGTRFVCATECIAHADFKKAFIRASARDAVTTVQVDPQFPVIPVRALNNEGGRKFIETQHEVIAKYKAGELDLESAQLEIEHFWAGALRRAVIDGDVEYGSVMAGQSVGMVKKEQSTQDILQELVDEAANSFA
- the grxC gene encoding glutaredoxin 3 yields the protein MKRIEIYTTMFCPFCSRAKSLLKKKGISFEEIDVTVDAPRRKEMSKRSEGATSVPQIFVDGEHIGDCDFIHRLDASGNLDQILGVKS
- a CDS encoding ComF family protein, encoding MFDRHSIQKAITILGKGTLDILFPAQCARCSEPVDTASSLCAGCWPDITFISAPYCVQCGYPFDYNVGETPLCGSCIAKPPPFSSGRSVLKYDEASRDMVLSFKHADRTDQTPAFAQWMVRSAPDLLAAPCLIVPVPLHPNRLLKRRYNQSALLANQIGRLTNQPVAPTLLLRKKATPSQGSKTFKGRWLNVKGAFAVRPTMQEKLIGQRILLIDDVYTTGATLSACADCLLNAGAAQVDILTLCRVVRPANLSI